From a region of the Ignisphaera sp. genome:
- a CDS encoding aconitase X, with amino-acid sequence MYLGKWEEKALQGEFGEALQLSMNVLVKVCRALKAEKLVEISHAHVSGVSYFNIGDEGIEFLEDLVKKGAKTSIYTTANPASIAFLDKFRDSYSAEIIVKQRKIIDILISIGIDRKSFTCIPYKLKTPVLGEHLAWAESSAVIYANSILGAKTNREGGVTALMAAIAGRTCFSGMHLDENRCPTETIVIDFPIRSIAEASAIGLYIGNVVRGIPYIKMKMYIDEKLKNVVLRSFLASLASTSSCPLVLIEGVSPEAQKYVDKHSSLEKISIDFKDVQTFFDSMCSPVLYLGCPHIDIDELELILRNSIEVLKILKIEKLYVSVPMYEQEKILKYIGSLEGIEIVYLPGACPVVSDLKNLKAVSTVHGKARHYIPKTAGASACLVDIA; translated from the coding sequence ATGTATTTAGGTAAATGGGAAGAAAAAGCATTACAAGGTGAGTTTGGAGAAGCTCTTCAGCTATCTATGAATGTTCTTGTAAAAGTCTGCAGAGCTCTTAAAGCTGAGAAACTTGTTGAAATTTCTCATGCACATGTTTCAGGTGTATCGTATTTCAATATAGGTGATGAAGGAATAGAATTTCTAGAAGACCTTGTGAAGAAAGGGGCAAAAACATCTATCTATACCACAGCTAACCCTGCCTCTATAGCTTTTCTCGATAAATTTAGAGATTCATATAGTGCAGAAATAATAGTTAAACAGAGGAAAATCATAGATATCTTGATATCTATCGGTATAGATAGAAAGAGCTTTACTTGTATACCATATAAATTGAAAACACCTGTACTTGGTGAGCATTTAGCATGGGCTGAATCAAGTGCCGTTATCTATGCAAACTCTATTTTGGGAGCTAAAACGAATAGAGAGGGTGGCGTAACAGCACTTATGGCAGCTATAGCCGGAAGAACATGCTTCAGCGGTATGCACTTAGATGAAAATAGATGTCCCACGGAAACTATAGTGATAGATTTTCCCATAAGGTCTATAGCTGAAGCTTCTGCCATAGGATTATACATAGGGAATGTGGTAAGAGGTATTCCTTACATAAAAATGAAGATGTATATCGATGAAAAACTAAAGAATGTGGTATTAAGATCTTTTTTAGCCTCACTAGCATCTACATCAAGTTGTCCTTTAGTATTAATAGAAGGTGTTTCTCCTGAGGCACAAAAGTATGTGGATAAACATAGTTCTTTGGAAAAGATCTCTATAGATTTTAAGGATGTCCAGACCTTCTTTGATTCCATGTGTTCACCAGTTCTCTACCTAGGATGTCCGCATATAGATATAGATGAATTAGAATTGATTTTGAGAAACTCTATAGAAGTATTGAAGATATTGAAAATAGAAAAACTGTATGTCTCTGTACCTATGTATGAACAAGAGAAGATCCTTAAGTATATTGGTTCTTTAGAAGGAATTGAGATTGTTTATCTCCCCGGTGCATGTCCTGTGGTATCTGATTTAAAGAATTTAAAGGCTGTGTCAACTGTTCATGGAAAAGCACGACACTATATACCTAAAACAGCTGGTGCTTCAGCATGTTTAGTAGATATTGCATGA
- a CDS encoding UbiD family decarboxylase: MSLKSFCELTRDEIVYIEQPLKRELEPTKYLAKYDNEQMMVLFRIENSPFKCIGNVLNSRKRFYKYVLGVETDEDAYRRVLSLSPSKPKEVSFEHNYRMMPNVDLASIPFIKFYPMDGGPYLSSSIYIACLDEVCNASIHRTMIVTKDSVVARIVPRHLRYIYDSYRKRGRDEVPVAIVVGVHPAVLLASALSPPFGDLELELVPNLENSFSISYTPLYSLPVPANAAVVLEGRITSQLVDEGPFVDLLHLYDAVRKEHLIRIDRVYINPEEYFNVILPAGKEHKILQSFYREALIWSYVSHVVPKVHKVRLLEASGSWLLVAISIDKAHDADAKNAILAAFAANPSLKMVMAVDGDIDVDSYDMILWALSTRFRGRDSMIIIDKARCSTLDPSSSTGLCDKVGFDLTIPFNENKLKYMFVKPG, from the coding sequence ATGAGCTTGAAGAGTTTTTGTGAATTAACAAGAGATGAAATAGTGTATATAGAGCAACCCCTAAAACGTGAATTAGAGCCAACCAAGTATCTTGCCAAATATGATAATGAACAAATGATGGTTTTATTCAGAATTGAAAACAGTCCTTTTAAATGTATAGGTAATGTTCTCAATAGCAGAAAGAGGTTCTATAAGTATGTTCTAGGTGTAGAGACTGATGAAGATGCCTATCGAAGGGTATTATCATTAAGTCCTAGCAAACCTAAAGAAGTAAGCTTTGAACATAACTACAGAATGATGCCCAACGTTGATCTCGCATCTATACCGTTCATAAAGTTCTACCCAATGGATGGAGGGCCCTACCTATCATCATCTATATACATAGCCTGTTTAGATGAGGTGTGTAATGCATCTATACATAGAACAATGATCGTGACTAAAGATAGTGTTGTAGCTAGAATTGTGCCTAGACACTTGAGATATATATACGATTCTTATAGGAAAAGAGGTAGAGATGAGGTTCCTGTAGCTATTGTTGTGGGAGTACATCCTGCAGTTCTTCTAGCTTCAGCACTTTCACCTCCTTTTGGTGATCTTGAACTAGAGCTTGTCCCAAATCTCGAAAATAGTTTCAGTATATCGTACACACCTCTCTATAGTTTGCCTGTTCCAGCTAATGCAGCAGTAGTTCTTGAGGGTAGAATAACGAGCCAGTTAGTTGATGAAGGTCCTTTTGTTGATTTACTGCATCTATATGATGCTGTACGTAAAGAGCATTTGATCCGAATAGATCGTGTATATATTAATCCTGAAGAATATTTCAATGTCATATTACCAGCTGGAAAGGAGCATAAAATTCTGCAGAGTTTCTATAGAGAAGCACTTATATGGAGTTATGTTTCACATGTTGTCCCTAAGGTACATAAGGTTAGACTTCTCGAGGCTTCAGGCTCATGGCTACTAGTAGCTATATCGATAGACAAAGCTCATGATGCTGATGCAAAAAACGCTATATTAGCAGCATTTGCAGCTAATCCAAGTCTAAAGATGGTGATGGCTGTAGATGGTGATATCGATGTAGATTCGTATGATATGATTCTATGGGCTTTATCCACAAGATTCAGAGGAAGAGATAGTATGATCATTATAGATAAAGCTAGATGCTCTACACTAGATCCAAGCTCTAGTACAGGTTTATGCGATAAGGTTGGATTTGATTTAACTATACCTTTCAATGAGAATAAGCTTAAGTACATGTTTGTAAAGCCTGGATGA
- a CDS encoding Clp1/GlmU family protein, which translates to MNLLIQPSALQTRIELEKDSLVRVIGPAKLSVLEGDIRILGLDVSKGESIVVSKYRSYCLRAVADSILSILIGEGGSIEKPKPGEEVIDVWESTAKTVAEKGGIAVIVGAVESGKTSFSTLLSNIALDLGLKPCIVDADIGQGDLAPPTFIGMKCMDRKVLWLRGERCSSMRFVGYLSPSNPLAMARVITSVMDLVSEARDLNRDLVIVNTDGWLGDVASIEYKYTLIKTLKPDTVIVLGQEFCSAFQSAFKNTSIEVYCIPRPKVVKERDREDRRDLRRYNYQSWFNNAKRICLDMNSIAVIGLCLLNGVPSNSDELLELKKILGTEVLHIARYTDVDIVAVPDGILVPREILERISSGHRVFIVKPSSAKGLIAAVTDKNLRERGVAVVDDINFIEKKICVLTDYMGEIGGIIVGKVKIGEQWDDNIRFSKCIA; encoded by the coding sequence ATGAATCTACTGATACAGCCATCAGCTCTACAGACACGAATAGAGCTAGAAAAAGATTCTCTTGTTAGAGTAATAGGTCCAGCAAAATTGAGTGTTCTAGAAGGTGATATAAGGATACTTGGTCTAGACGTATCTAAAGGAGAATCTATAGTGGTTAGTAAGTATAGGAGCTATTGTTTAAGAGCTGTAGCAGATTCTATTCTAAGCATTTTGATTGGTGAAGGAGGAAGTATCGAGAAACCTAAACCTGGTGAAGAGGTAATAGATGTATGGGAAAGCACTGCAAAAACTGTTGCTGAAAAAGGTGGTATAGCTGTTATTGTAGGAGCTGTAGAAAGCGGCAAGACATCCTTTTCAACACTTTTGTCTAATATTGCTCTAGATCTTGGCTTAAAGCCCTGTATTGTTGATGCCGATATCGGTCAAGGTGATCTAGCTCCACCAACATTTATAGGCATGAAGTGCATGGACAGGAAAGTTTTATGGTTACGTGGGGAGAGATGTAGCTCTATGAGGTTTGTAGGCTATTTATCGCCATCGAATCCCTTAGCTATGGCTAGAGTGATCACATCTGTTATGGACTTGGTTTCTGAAGCCAGAGATCTGAACAGAGATCTAGTAATAGTTAATACTGATGGTTGGCTCGGTGATGTTGCCTCAATAGAGTACAAGTACACATTAATAAAGACTTTAAAGCCCGATACAGTTATTGTCCTAGGTCAGGAGTTTTGTAGTGCATTTCAATCAGCATTCAAAAACACATCTATAGAGGTCTACTGCATACCTAGACCCAAGGTAGTTAAAGAAAGAGATAGAGAGGATAGAAGAGATCTGAGAAGATATAATTATCAATCATGGTTCAATAACGCTAAGAGGATCTGTTTAGATATGAACTCTATAGCCGTAATAGGCTTGTGTTTGCTCAATGGTGTACCTTCGAATAGTGACGAGCTATTAGAGCTTAAGAAGATATTGGGTACAGAGGTTCTCCATATAGCTAGGTATACTGATGTAGATATTGTTGCTGTTCCTGATGGAATTCTCGTACCTAGAGAAATACTTGAACGAATATCTTCTGGACACAGGGTTTTTATAGTTAAACCCTCTAGCGCTAAAGGTCTCATAGCGGCTGTTACAGATAAGAATCTACGTGAACGAGGAGTAGCTGTAGTTGATGATATAAACTTTATCGAAAAGAAAATATGTGTATTAACCGATTACATGGGTGAAATAGGGGGTATAATCGTGGGTAAAGTTAAAATAGGTGAACAGTGGGACGACAATATTCGGTTCAGTAAGTGTATAGCGTGA
- a CDS encoding CDP-alcohol phosphatidyltransferase family protein, with protein MLTRFRRSVSKSIEKFAKNISELGMTPNKITLIGLIISFLCPFAALKGNVYIFLICMVISSFMDVLDGAVARVSQKVTKFGSILDSFSDRIEETMYMISLEILGVNRIAVTISIVSSFLISYLRALGEKQGLVMEGIGLMERGERLILVIITGAFIAIGYLHLANIVLIVLILLCNLTIVQRITYIYKNK; from the coding sequence ATGTTAACTAGGTTCAGAAGATCTGTATCGAAAAGTATTGAAAAATTTGCCAAAAATATCTCTGAATTAGGGATGACACCAAATAAAATAACATTAATAGGTCTGATTATCTCATTCTTATGTCCTTTTGCAGCACTTAAAGGTAATGTATATATTTTTCTAATATGTATGGTGATTTCATCATTCATGGATGTACTTGATGGAGCTGTTGCAAGGGTTTCGCAAAAGGTAACAAAGTTTGGCTCTATTTTGGACTCATTTAGCGATAGAATTGAAGAAACAATGTACATGATATCGCTGGAAATTCTAGGAGTAAACAGAATTGCAGTGACAATCTCAATTGTTTCATCGTTTTTGATAAGCTATTTGAGAGCCCTAGGAGAGAAACAAGGACTAGTTATGGAAGGTATAGGTCTAATGGAACGAGGTGAAAGATTAATTCTCGTGATAATAACTGGAGCATTTATTGCTATAGGTTATCTACATCTAGCAAACATAGTACTCATAGTATTAATTTTATTGTGTAACCTAACTATTGTACAAAGAATTACGTATATCTATAAAAATAAGTAG
- a CDS encoding 30S ribosomal protein S26e encodes MPKKRENRGRRKGDKGSVTRVHCDNCGALVPEDKIVCVTRMHSPVDPQLAEELEKKGAIIMRYPVTKCYCINCAIFYGVIKVRAEDERTKRTVLQKL; translated from the coding sequence ATGCCTAAGAAGAGAGAAAATAGAGGTAGAAGAAAGGGAGATAAAGGATCAGTAACAAGAGTGCATTGCGATAATTGTGGAGCACTTGTTCCAGAAGATAAGATCGTATGTGTAACTAGGATGCACTCTCCTGTGGATCCACAGTTAGCGGAAGAACTTGAAAAGAAAGGCGCAATAATAATGAGGTACCCTGTTACAAAATGTTATTGCATCAATTGTGCTATATTCTATGGTGTTATAAAAGTTAGAGCAGAAGATGAAAGAACCAAGCGAACAGTTTTACAAAAGCTCTAG
- the proS gene encoding proline--tRNA ligase: MTHTIKTVLNKFKNFSEWFDWIISEAELYDYGRYPVKGMGVWLPYGFKIRQKVIETIRSLLDATSHEEILLPILIPETIFRKESEHVRGFEGEVLWVTHGGAEELDVKLVLRPTSETSLTYMESFWIKSYKQLPKKYYQIVSIFRYETKMTRPMMRVREVTTFKEAHTVHEDFEDAERQVLEAISIYSKFFDTLAIPYIVSRRPQWDKFAGALYTIAFDTLFPDGKAIQIGTVHNLGQTFSSVFDVKIQKRDESIDYVWQTSYGISERVVASIVAIHSDEKGLILPPPVAPWQVVIVPIQHADQYKYKRIIEYCNNIEEMLRREEVRVYTDSRVDVKPSEKFYEWELKGVPIRVEIGAREVENGTVTIFRRDLMKRTNVVIDKMIDSIKEALNDIYKNLRERAWKWIKDNVKIFNNIDEAVEHIRSEGRLAFIPWCGYEPCVHGHIEGVEGIDALGEPLPITLNILGIENVKDMKCGFCGRDAHRYMILAKKY; the protein is encoded by the coding sequence GTGACCCACACGATTAAGACAGTTTTGAATAAATTTAAGAACTTTAGCGAATGGTTTGATTGGATAATCTCTGAAGCAGAACTGTATGATTATGGTCGTTACCCAGTTAAAGGTATGGGTGTATGGCTTCCCTATGGATTCAAGATAAGACAGAAGGTTATCGAGACTATAAGAAGTCTACTTGATGCTACTAGCCATGAAGAGATTCTCCTTCCAATACTGATACCTGAAACAATATTTAGGAAAGAAAGCGAACATGTCAGAGGATTTGAAGGTGAGGTGCTATGGGTTACTCATGGAGGTGCTGAAGAACTTGATGTAAAGCTGGTTCTGAGACCTACAAGTGAAACATCTTTAACATATATGGAGAGTTTCTGGATAAAAAGCTACAAACAGTTACCAAAGAAGTACTACCAGATAGTAAGTATATTTAGATATGAAACCAAGATGACGAGACCTATGATGCGGGTTCGCGAAGTAACTACATTTAAAGAGGCTCATACAGTTCACGAAGATTTTGAAGATGCTGAAAGACAGGTTTTAGAGGCCATATCTATCTACAGTAAATTCTTTGATACGTTGGCTATACCCTATATAGTTTCCCGTAGACCTCAATGGGACAAATTTGCAGGAGCTCTCTACACAATTGCCTTCGATACTCTCTTTCCAGATGGAAAAGCCATACAGATAGGTACTGTTCATAATCTAGGCCAAACGTTTTCATCTGTTTTTGATGTTAAGATACAGAAGCGTGATGAATCTATAGATTATGTGTGGCAAACAAGCTACGGTATATCGGAAAGAGTAGTAGCATCTATAGTGGCTATCCATAGCGATGAGAAAGGATTAATACTACCGCCACCAGTAGCTCCATGGCAAGTGGTTATCGTGCCTATTCAACATGCCGATCAATATAAATACAAAAGAATTATTGAGTACTGCAACAATATTGAGGAAATGCTAAGGAGGGAAGAAGTAAGAGTCTATACAGATAGCAGAGTTGATGTAAAACCCTCTGAAAAATTCTATGAATGGGAACTAAAGGGGGTCCCAATAAGAGTCGAGATAGGGGCAAGAGAGGTTGAAAATGGTACCGTAACGATATTCAGAAGAGACCTTATGAAACGTACAAATGTAGTTATAGATAAAATGATTGATAGTATCAAAGAAGCTCTCAACGATATATATAAGAATTTACGTGAAAGAGCTTGGAAATGGATTAAAGATAATGTAAAGATTTTCAACAATATAGATGAAGCCGTAGAGCATATTAGAAGTGAAGGGAGATTAGCTTTTATTCCATGGTGTGGATACGAGCCTTGCGTTCATGGCCACATAGAAGGTGTAGAGGGTATAGATGCTCTAGGTGAACCATTGCCAATAACCCTAAATATCCTGGGTATCGAGAATGTAAAGGACATGAAATGTGGTTTCTGTGGTAGAGATGCTCATAGGTACATGATCTTAGCAAAGAAATACTAA
- a CDS encoding ATPase domain-containing protein produces MFTIGISNLEELLGTISAPYAILIAGHPGSGKTTLASTICYANTLKGHKCLYLSLYEDKEKFYRFMDRLGLRFTDAEFRGLFKYFNLPLTLNVSDVVNAINEVISEGYDIVVIDSITALLESVEESATKRAWLLNYFYQLPKLLNGLLILISELPYGEEKLGLGSIEFITDSILILKHRVEERFLVRLLEIRKTRGAPIYVAEIPFAIVQGRGVEVFTPPILEKIPEQGEELYPPCNAHRETIGHFHRGFLVNVFYQPETIYGKDALSYLLAFAIKNSMKILLISYISPPSTLLELISRTLERYGIDSEKVLKIIEKYITIRAVNPYAYSTSQLVAQELSLINEIKPDIVVFHGVHVIRLITSNYGSIFRELYNEVMYLKSRGINIVRIGNHTDDYTTNIEASISDTTFKSVHEYYEDKVETKIYVFRRYREPIVFSFSDFMKCLEECVNIIRSEAFSLSNR; encoded by the coding sequence ATGTTCACCATTGGAATAAGTAACTTAGAAGAACTCTTAGGCACGATAAGTGCTCCATATGCTATCCTTATTGCGGGTCATCCTGGTTCCGGAAAAACAACACTAGCATCAACAATATGCTACGCCAACACGTTAAAAGGTCATAAATGTCTTTACTTGTCTCTCTACGAAGATAAGGAGAAGTTCTATAGATTCATGGATAGGTTGGGTCTCAGATTTACTGATGCCGAATTCAGAGGTCTGTTCAAATACTTTAACCTACCTCTAACGTTAAATGTTAGTGATGTTGTTAACGCCATAAATGAGGTTATTTCAGAAGGTTATGATATTGTTGTTATAGATTCTATAACAGCTTTGTTAGAATCTGTAGAAGAGTCTGCTACAAAGAGGGCTTGGCTCCTCAACTACTTCTATCAGCTCCCCAAGCTTCTTAATGGACTCTTAATACTTATTTCAGAGCTTCCATACGGTGAAGAAAAGCTAGGCTTAGGATCAATAGAATTTATAACCGATTCTATACTAATACTTAAACATAGAGTTGAAGAAAGATTCTTAGTAAGACTTCTAGAGATTAGAAAAACTAGAGGAGCACCAATATATGTTGCAGAGATACCTTTCGCAATTGTTCAAGGTAGAGGTGTAGAGGTATTCACTCCACCGATACTAGAAAAAATTCCTGAACAGGGAGAAGAGCTGTATCCACCTTGCAATGCACATAGGGAGACTATAGGGCATTTCCATCGAGGATTTCTGGTGAATGTATTCTATCAGCCAGAAACTATCTATGGTAAAGATGCTCTAAGCTATCTATTAGCATTTGCTATAAAGAATTCAATGAAAATCCTTCTGATAAGCTACATATCACCACCTTCAACATTACTTGAGCTAATCTCAAGGACACTAGAACGGTATGGAATAGATAGCGAAAAAGTTCTAAAGATCATAGAGAAATACATCACCATAAGAGCTGTTAATCCTTACGCATACAGTACTTCACAGTTAGTGGCACAAGAACTTTCACTAATTAATGAAATTAAACCAGATATTGTTGTCTTTCACGGAGTTCATGTAATTAGATTAATTACTTCAAATTATGGGTCAATATTTCGCGAGCTATATAACGAGGTTATGTACCTTAAGTCGAGAGGCATAAACATTGTAAGGATAGGAAATCACACAGACGACTATACAACCAATATTGAAGCATCTATATCTGATACAACTTTCAAATCTGTTCATGAATATTACGAAGATAAAGTTGAGACTAAGATCTATGTGTTCAGAAGATATCGAGAACCTATAGTATTTAGCTTTAGTGATTTTATGAAGTGTTTAGAAGAATGTGTTAACATCATAAGAAGTGAGGCATTCAGTTTATCCAATAGATAG
- a CDS encoding alpha-L-arabinofuranosidase C-terminal domain-containing protein — MKNIKAHVYVDTSSVIAHLDKRIYGQFIEHVGRCIYGGIWVGEKSSIPNLNGYRLDVLNAVREIKSPIVRWPGGNFASQYHWMDGIGPREQRPKKFDLAWGLVEPNEFGTDEYIEWIRLLGAEPYITVNAGNGTPEEAAAWVEYCNSNRDTYYASLRKRYGHKEPYNVKLWAIGNELNGWWQVGFCRDDEECGWRTVEFADHMRRVDPSIKLVAVGVDYDPEWNIDMIRIAGNYMDYLSIHTYIFRERQGKTYEDFVAWPIYIEENLKHIYYTIEQTRYKYGIKKKIKMVFDEWNVWYPEAQSPYLEQITSMKDAIFTALILNVLQRLSDIVPIACFAQTVNVLSLILTKDDKILLTPQYYVFKLYTEVTEGKIISVSAFSQSYRSNELDRNVQYIDASAIYNNNTVYLFMVNRHPEEEADVELHIGSFAPSVVKHKYIAGQSIDDRNTFETLTNVVIEEKNYSITSTRTIKLKPHSVNLLILA; from the coding sequence GTGAAGAACATAAAGGCTCACGTATATGTCGATACCTCTTCGGTTATTGCTCATCTCGATAAAAGAATCTATGGTCAGTTTATTGAGCATGTTGGTAGATGTATATATGGTGGTATATGGGTCGGAGAAAAATCTTCGATACCGAATCTAAATGGTTATAGGCTTGATGTACTCAATGCCGTAAGAGAGATAAAGTCCCCTATAGTTAGATGGCCTGGAGGAAACTTTGCTTCTCAGTATCATTGGATGGATGGTATTGGACCTAGAGAACAAAGACCTAAGAAATTCGATCTAGCTTGGGGTCTAGTGGAACCAAATGAGTTCGGAACTGATGAATATATCGAGTGGATCAGGTTATTGGGAGCTGAACCCTATATAACTGTTAATGCAGGTAATGGTACACCAGAGGAAGCTGCTGCATGGGTGGAGTACTGTAACTCAAATAGAGATACTTATTATGCTTCTCTGAGAAAGCGGTATGGTCATAAAGAGCCTTATAATGTTAAGTTGTGGGCTATAGGCAATGAGCTAAATGGATGGTGGCAGGTGGGTTTTTGTAGAGATGATGAAGAATGTGGATGGAGAACTGTGGAGTTTGCTGATCATATGAGAAGAGTTGATCCTTCTATAAAGCTTGTTGCTGTTGGTGTCGACTATGATCCTGAATGGAATATAGATATGATTAGGATAGCTGGAAACTATATGGATTACCTCTCGATACACACCTATATATTTAGAGAAAGACAGGGCAAAACGTATGAAGATTTTGTTGCCTGGCCTATATACATAGAGGAGAATCTTAAACATATCTATTACACAATAGAGCAGACTAGATACAAATATGGTATAAAGAAGAAGATAAAGATGGTTTTTGATGAATGGAACGTATGGTATCCCGAAGCCCAGTCTCCATACCTAGAACAAATAACAAGCATGAAGGACGCTATATTTACAGCTCTTATTCTAAATGTTCTACAAAGACTTTCAGATATAGTGCCTATAGCATGTTTTGCTCAAACAGTTAATGTACTGTCTCTGATTCTCACAAAAGATGATAAAATTCTATTGACACCTCAGTATTACGTATTTAAACTCTATACAGAAGTAACAGAAGGTAAAATAATTAGTGTTTCAGCATTCTCGCAATCATATAGATCTAACGAATTAGATAGAAATGTACAGTACATAGATGCCTCGGCTATATACAACAATAACACGGTTTACTTATTCATGGTAAACAGACATCCAGAAGAAGAAGCTGATGTAGAACTACACATAGGTAGCTTTGCGCCTTCGGTAGTAAAACACAAATACATTGCTGGACAAAGTATCGATGATAGGAACACATTTGAAACTCTAACTAATGTAGTTATAGAAGAGAAGAACTATTCTATTACATCAACAAGGACAATAAAACTAAAACCACATTCAGTCAACTTACTGATACTTGCCTAA
- a CDS encoding oligosaccharide flippase family protein, producing MDEEEITVRIVSGSFMLTVGSVIADIVGLIFSIIIARLLGPEGYGIWSLSLVYPSMVAGLVDLGLATIFARYATLSNRDRDIYIWTGIIFRCLLGFIGALTVYFLANAFAHLLARQYMGDYMRILSVYTASYVLLTALGSIFNGLGRYRISASINISQFILRGVLSILFILMGFGVYGAVVACSLAYTILSIIYFIIYTKHVKPIGFSRKALADMLRLSIPLYIASIGGIAVGPFVSTILARYVSDYDLGNYRVALNALSPIVALQGAISVATLTSLPLLLNNSNSLKKRTEEAILYSSTIFIALVLCYISVISPTIHLFYGRAYAEAPIYATLYSIGIVVSAILGSLVVGSYFITIGVTKWNTITSVIGQLTTIILALTLTSRYNVYGAVISQAIGSIVSSIAGLYIAKKLFSLEVNLKPEIKALLPSGLAYIVTYTILRLLTNIGVSFVAKIISIIVGLTIYSSVYLTLLPLFVDKGIIRNIIMLVGKVEFVGRILKPLGEAYLRLINIE from the coding sequence ATGGATGAGGAGGAGATTACTGTTAGAATAGTATCTGGAAGTTTTATGCTTACAGTAGGTAGCGTTATAGCTGATATTGTTGGCCTCATCTTCAGCATTATTATTGCAAGACTTTTGGGACCGGAAGGTTACGGTATATGGAGTCTTTCTTTGGTTTATCCATCCATGGTTGCAGGATTAGTTGATCTGGGTCTTGCAACTATTTTTGCTAGATATGCTACTTTATCCAATAGAGATAGGGATATATACATATGGACAGGAATAATCTTCAGATGTCTTCTCGGTTTTATTGGAGCTTTAACTGTTTATTTTCTTGCTAATGCTTTTGCTCATCTTCTCGCTAGACAATATATGGGTGACTATATGAGGATACTTTCTGTATATACAGCCTCTTATGTACTTTTGACTGCCTTAGGGTCTATCTTTAATGGGTTAGGTAGATACAGGATTTCTGCTTCAATAAATATTTCTCAGTTTATACTAAGAGGTGTTTTGTCTATCTTATTCATACTCATGGGTTTTGGTGTATATGGCGCAGTAGTTGCTTGTTCGCTAGCCTATACAATTCTATCAATAATTTATTTCATCATATATACTAAACATGTTAAACCCATAGGTTTTTCAAGAAAAGCTTTAGCAGATATGTTGAGACTCTCTATACCCCTCTATATAGCTTCTATAGGTGGTATAGCTGTAGGTCCTTTCGTAAGTACTATTTTAGCTAGATATGTATCAGATTATGATCTCGGCAATTATCGTGTAGCTCTAAATGCTTTATCACCCATTGTAGCTCTTCAAGGCGCTATATCTGTAGCTACACTCACTTCTCTTCCTCTATTGCTAAACAATAGCAACAGCCTTAAGAAGAGAACAGAAGAAGCCATACTCTACTCTTCAACTATATTTATAGCTCTAGTTCTTTGCTATATTTCTGTAATCAGTCCCACTATACATTTATTTTATGGTAGAGCTTATGCTGAAGCACCTATTTATGCAACACTTTATTCTATAGGGATAGTGGTTTCAGCTATTTTAGGATCTCTTGTAGTAGGAAGCTACTTCATAACCATAGGGGTAACCAAATGGAATACTATAACATCTGTAATTGGTCAACTAACAACAATCATCTTGGCGTTAACGCTCACCTCTAGATACAATGTATATGGTGCTGTAATCTCACAAGCAATAGGATCGATAGTATCATCTATAGCTGGTCTCTATATAGCCAAGAAACTATTCAGTCTAGAGGTAAATCTTAAGCCAGAAATTAAAGCTCTATTACCTTCAGGTTTAGCCTATATTGTTACCTACACTATACTAAGATTGTTAACAAATATTGGTGTAAGCTTTGTAGCAAAAATCATAAGCATTATTGTAGGACTTACTATATACAGCTCAGTCTATCTGACACTTCTACCGTTATTTGTAGATAAGGGTATTATCAGGAACATAATCATGTTAGTAGGTAAGGTAGAATTTGTGGGAAGAATTCTTAAGCCTTTAGGAGAAGCTTATCTAAGACTAATAAACATTGAATGA